In Epinephelus moara isolate mb chromosome 20, YSFRI_EMoa_1.0, whole genome shotgun sequence, the genomic stretch attaattatgaatcattcatttgatctagctttGACAGACATCAGAGCATCGGGTAGACAGAGTTACAACACATGTTTTACAGCACCTGGCATACCAGCACAACACctctttatcctgttaaacaatactcacaacttggattaatttctatgaaaaacccttttgattcttttcatTGGTGGACTCTTACGGACCAATTCATATTTGTATGTGCGATCTAAACAGCTATCTAACGTAAGCTCAAGTGGGTGGCCAACAACCTGTGTTATACATGTAAAATCAACTGCTTGgtaaccagaccaggcgtctaactgatacaggcctttatttgtcaaaatgtgtagccacaccaggctggTAAAAGTTTTACGGTACGTTACGTATTTCATATGTGAGAGCTGAAGGTTGACCGTCCAGCAGAAGAGCAGCACAACCAGCTgatacgcacacacaaacatcttaACAACATAACATCAACATATAAAGAACCAAAGCAGACGGACTGAAGGAGGATGTGAGAAAGTCGTGACTCCATCAGTCTGATAAAACAGCAGATTATAAACtgttccttttctctctgtaaTGAGCTCCAACGTGTGTTTCCATTTCCTGACACTGACATTAATATTCAGGTGAAGAAATACTGAGTCCttcttttttatatgttttgttaTAACTGGAATAATCTGTCAAATATTCACTGTGGGTTTGCAACTGTAGGAGAGAAGGTCAGGACCTCTGTGTCTGCTCGTCTGTTTAATGCTTAATATCAATCATATTAATGACTGGtggtgattttattttaatgtggttCTTTAAAGACTCCAACAGAAGTGACTCTAAACTGAAGGagtgtgtcagagaggagtaAGAGGAAGATTGAAGACAACATTCATGACTCTGTGAAGCTGAAAATATGACACGTCTTCTGTTAATAAAGGTTAAAATGGTTGGATCAGTCTTTTATGTCTCTAGCTGACCTCTGCGACCTCTGTGACCTCTTCCTCCCTGTCAGGGCTTTAAGGATGAAGTTTACCGTCAGAGGAGGAAATACTTTGTGGAAGTGGCCATGAACTATAAATTGTAAGTATCATGAAGTTTTCCCAGGTTTTTAATGGTTGAAATTTCTGTTCAGGCGACGTCTCAAACACGTTTTTAGTACTTCATGTAGaatgaaactcagtgaacacaTAAAGGACCAAAGTTTGACTCAAAGTGACCGGTCTTCGTCTAAACGTCACTGTAAACAGTTTGAACAAGAGAGTCTGTGGCCTGAAACATGAGTGACAGGCAGACAGTACATGGTTGAGGTGTCACAGcataaacatgtaaacacatgtaaacattcagctgcgtgtgtgcgtgctcCTCAGCGGGCAGCCCATCCCTCGTATCGAGTACACCCAGGAGGAGGTGAAGACGTGGGGGGTGGTGTTCAGAGAGCTGACCAAGCTGTACCCGACTCACGCCTGCAGAGAATACCTGAAGAACCTGCCGCTGCTCAGCAAACACTGCGGTTACCGTGACGACAACATCCCCCAGCTGGAGGACGTGTCCCGGTTCCTCAGAGGTTTGTCTCAACATTAATCAGAGTCTGCAGGACGTCTGTGCTGGAATGGAAATGTGAATCTATGTCACTATAAATAATCTGTAATCAATAATAACAACTGatgactgtctgtgtgtgtttcagagaggTCTGGTTTCACGGTGCGACCGGTCGCAGGTTATCTGTCTCCCAGAGACTTCCTGGCTGGTTTGGCCTACAGAGTGTTTAACTGCACTCAGTACGTTCGTCACAGCACCGACCCGCTCTACACACCTGAGCCGTGagtacacctgcacacacacactctcagtcagtgttcaaacaaaaataaagagaCCTTCAGACAGCTATCAGGACGTCTTAAGCTGTCACATGGAggctccaggcacactactgcaactgtttacattacatacactgctacatgtagctacatgctaacatcagggaaacatgtctTCTTGTTGCTGATGTTGATTTAAATTCATATTCCTGATGTTCTTCTGACGTTGTGTCGATGTTGTACTGATGTTCTCATGATATGCTTATGTCATGCTGATGTCATGTGTGCAGGGACACGTGTCACGAGCTGCTGGGTCACGTTCCTCTGCTGGCTGATCCAAAGTTCGCTCAGTTCTCTCAGGAGATCGGTCTGGCTTCTCTTGGAGCGACTGATGAAGACGTTCAGAAACTGGCCACAGTGAGTCACAGCTGCTCCTCATATTAATGATAATATCAGTGTCTGATGGTACATCTGGTCACGTGACTCTCCTCAGTTATTACACATGTGAtgtgttcacactacaagcAACAACACAACAGCGTGACCAGCTACGTTGACGTAGTTTCGTCGTCACAGGCTTGTGTGTGCCTGTTATTTGCCTCAAAGCACCTCAACCGCACATCATCAGATGTTCATATCTGGTCAGAAAATTTTACCGCTCCATTGCATCCCTGTCTGCACATAAAGCTAGCATAGCATCAGCTAACTGAGCTAAATAACACAGCACTACagctaaaaacataaaaacaaaaacatatgattgGTTGACACTTCACTGCATCATTGGAGCACGTCAGGCGTCAGTTTGCAGCCTCATGTCACCGACTTACATCGAAAACGTCTcgtagcctgttgctgtgttgctaGTAGAGTGAGCACAACATTAGAGCCCCATCAGCATCAGTTTAATAATGTCAAATTCTTCAACTCCATGCTGGTTTTAGGATGAAGACAAATGTCAGTTTCTTCCAACATAATGTCATTTTATGTTTCAAATAATGTGCAGCTTTatagtttgtctgtttttgcagatttttaccccaaaaaaggcaaattAATGTACCCAAACTTCTTTACAACTATAAACTAACTATATATTACAACATGTTACTGTACTCCTCCTCGGTACTCTGCTCTTCTAatgagtgtgttgtgtgttgtgtgttttgaacaGTGTTATTTCTTCACAATCGAGTTTGGACTCTGCAAACAGGATGGTCAGCTGAGAGCTTACGGAGCCGGTTTACTGTCGTCTATAGGAGAGCTGAGGGTAACACATGCGCACGCACACTAACAAGTTATTCTTTATCGATTAATCGGAcagttattttctttaaaaatgttgaattgTCTACAGAATGTCACAAAATAGTTAAAAATATGTACATGTGTAGATGTATTGAGATGTCTTGATTTGTTGATTTGTTGGACCAAACGtctaaaacacaaacataataatttactgtaaaataaaagagagaaaaacccAAATTCTTCACTGTTGAAACAATAACTAATAAAAatcataaactttatttatatggaaCGACATTACAAGGTTTTTTCACATGGGgaaatatgatgaaaacattaaaacactgtATTAAAACCCAGCTGATAAAAGTACAGAGAATGAAACTTTGGACCAACAACACactttttaacataaaaacagatttcCAGAGGTGATGTCAGAGATGCTACTgctgtttggttgtttgtttccCAGCATGCCCTGTCAGATGAGGCCTGTGTGAAGATGTTCGACCCGAAGACGACCTGTAACCAGGAGTGTCTCATCACCACCTTCCAGGAGGTTTACTTTGTGTCTGAGAGTTTCGAGGAGGCCAAAGAGAAGATGAGGTGACGCTCGCACAGAAAACATCCTGTAAActgcatgtttacatgttcatacTCAGAGTTATCGTCTCATCAACACATGATGAAAATTATTGGTAGTGGTAATACAGTTTATCCACTAACCGCGCTGAGGTCttaacaacaacagacacaaaacgTTCAGGTGACCCTTAGGTCCCTGGATCAATCACAGTCTGACTGTCTGAGGGACAAAACACATCAGAAAGGGCAAAAAGAAAATTGTTACACAAGAACGagttccatccatccatccattttcatccgcttatccggggctgggtcaCGTGACGTCCCTCTCACCAGcagcactttccagctcctcctgggggaccccaaggtgttctcaggccagatgagatatgtaatccctccagcgtgttctgggtctgccccggggcctcctaccagtgggacgtgcccggaacacctctaacaggaggcgcccaggaggatcctgatcagatgcctgaaccgcctcaactgaccccttttgacgtgaaggagcagcggctttactccgagctccctcctgacgtctgagctcctcaccctatctctaaggctgagcccagccaccccacagaggaaactcatttcagccttCTGAAATGAAGccttcttttggtcactacccagagctcatgaccataggtgagggttgggacactacccagagctcatgaccataggtgagggttgggacgtagttGGAGCAGTAAATCAacagctttgccttctggctcagctccctcttcaccacgacagtccggTGCAatacctgcatcactgctgatgccgCACAACACCACCTGTCCATCTCAtcctccattctaccctcactcatgaacaagatacttaaactccttcTGTTGGGGCAGTAACTCCCTCCAAACACAGAGGCGGCAATCCAGCGTTTTCTGGCAGAGAATCACGGCCTCAGACCTGGAGGTGCTCAtcctgaccgcttcacactTAGCTGCAAACTGCATCACCTGATAACCAATCAGCTTTTtattaatctctcaagacagattctgcaatttacattgtaaagGATTCCAGATTGgctttttattagttttttgttttagctGATCTGCCTGCAGATATCTGCCGATAGAGATCAGTAATCAGTGAGCAGTGCAGATGAAGTCTTGCCTCAGATATCTGCTACACCAacgcaacacattctcactctgtcacatatcgacgtttggtcatgttctgcctgttacatgcattgtcttctttcaaaatacatacaCAACGCaaatttatgtgtgtttttttcctccaacaactaatgtggatggttgggtttagaaaaaaagaacagggtttggctctcTAATCTTGCGGGAGGTGAACACTGCTGAAaagttggacccatccaccacccgtccTGCCctaccctacttggactttcgccactTTAACTTTGGTActtgtcccaccacgtttccccctgacaaagttaaaggacggcttttacCGTCACTGTCTGAAACCCCAAGCCACTGCCCaggcgccggatttcgacgacttcggagtgagaccaggttggcaACACTGAACTCCTGAAATATCAGCTGTTGCCTTCAGAGGCTAAATTATCATCAAACCGATGGGTGATGGGTTCAGAGTTCTAAGGATCATCGGTCCGATCCCTGTCTCCTCCTGTCAGTGTCCTGGTCTACAACAGGAACCTAACCTGCAGTCTGGGGCCTCTCAGAACCTGGAAGAACCAGACGTTGTCAGCTCCACTGTGTGGGAACCAGAACATTTAATAATCAACCTCATTTAAACTTTCAGTTTGTCAGCAGAGCTGCGTTCAGCTGTGAGAAGATGTGGAGCTCATGCATG encodes the following:
- the tph2 gene encoding tryptophan 5-hydroxylase 2 — its product is MASSHVMKPGPMEPVPRMQPAMMMFSSKYWSKRGLSLDSAMFHQQQQRHTGGQMSRRPSFCPINETPDKEGAEESGKTAVVFSLKNEVGCLVKALRLFQEKRVNLSHIESRMSKRVLNEVEIYADCNCSKKEFNELLQLLKDHVNIISFNTPAHVWSAEADGDEVPWFPMKIAELDQCSHRVLMYGSELDADHPGFKDEVYRQRRKYFVEVAMNYKFGQPIPRIEYTQEEVKTWGVVFRELTKLYPTHACREYLKNLPLLSKHCGYRDDNIPQLEDVSRFLRERSGFTVRPVAGYLSPRDFLAGLAYRVFNCTQYVRHSTDPLYTPEPDTCHELLGHVPLLADPKFAQFSQEIGLASLGATDEDVQKLATCYFFTIEFGLCKQDGQLRAYGAGLLSSIGELRHALSDEACVKMFDPKTTCNQECLITTFQEVYFVSESFEEAKEKMREFAKTIKRPFSVYYNPYTQSIDLLKDTRGIENVVQDLRSDLNTVCDALGKMNTYMGI